A window of Thermococcus aggregans contains these coding sequences:
- a CDS encoding DUF1850 domain-containing protein — MNLLRRFLFLLPFLIILLFPVNVLVISDGAHSYVGLLGEKEIKIAYIHSVQRSEIIEELKVNKTGLYVIGMWWKDFGAGLPEDIQYSENGYYVKKVNIPLGKSLSFWFIPLNHAKISVNEEVILSPTKETLVNFNVKKCPLILAIVRRC; from the coding sequence GTGAATCTTTTGAGAAGGTTTCTTTTTTTGCTTCCTTTTCTTATAATACTTCTTTTTCCCGTGAATGTTCTTGTAATAAGTGATGGAGCTCACTCCTATGTGGGCCTTCTCGGTGAAAAGGAGATAAAGATTGCCTACATTCATAGTGTCCAAAGAAGTGAAATCATAGAAGAGCTTAAAGTCAACAAAACAGGTCTTTATGTTATCGGGATGTGGTGGAAGGACTTCGGGGCTGGTCTACCAGAGGATATCCAGTACTCAGAAAATGGGTATTATGTTAAGAAAGTTAATATTCCCCTTGGAAAGAGTCTCAGCTTTTGGTTTATTCCTCTGAACCACGCAAAAATTAGCGTGAACGAAGAGGTTATATTATCTCCAACCAAAGAAACCCTTGTGAATTTTAATGTGAAGAAATGTCCACTTATACTTGCAATTGTGAGGAGGTGCTGA